The Sphingomonas naphthae nucleotide sequence CGGCGGGCGAAATCCTCGTCACCGGCGCCACCGGCGGCGTGGGCAGCTTCGCCATCACCCTGCTGGTGAAGGCCGGCTACACCGTCGCCGCCTCGACCGGCAAGGCCTCCGAGGAAGCCTATCTCAAGGAATTGGGCGCGACGACGATCGTCGATCGCAACGAGCTGTCCGCCCCCGGCAAGCCCTTCCAAAAGGAGCGCTGGGCCGGCGCGATCGATTCCGTCGGCAGCACCACGCTCGCCAACATCTGCGCGGCGACGCGTTATGGCGGCGCGGTGGCGGCCTGTGGTCTGGCCGGCGGCTCCGATTTCCCGTCGAGCGTGATGCCCTTCATCCTGCGCGGCGTGAGCCTGCTCGGCATCGACAGCGTGATGGCGCCCAAGGCGCCGCGCCTGAAGGCCTGGGAGCGGCTCGCCCGCGATCTCGACCCCGCCGCGCTGGAGACGATCGCGACCGACATCGGCCTGGCCGAAGCGATCGAGGCGGCGGGCAAGCTGATGGATGGCACGGTGCGCGGCCGATACGTCGTGGACGTCAATCGCTGAGGTCCGGAGACCGAGGGACGGATCGGCGGCACGGCCCCCCGCGCGCATGAGGGGCCGGCCAGCCGAACGACGCGGGCATGGCCCGATCTGACTGGGGGAGGCGATGATGGCCGAAGAGATCGGGTCCGGCACGGGCGCCCGCCCGTCGATCATCCACGGGCTGCCGCTGGCGGAGGAACAGGGCCTGGGCGCCCTCACCCTCGGCGGCTATCTGCGCGAGGTGGCGACCCGCTACGCCGACAACGAAGCGCTCGTGA carries:
- a CDS encoding MDR family oxidoreductase, whose protein sequence is MFSAILIDKTDAGLKVELTQLDEAQLPDGDVTIDVEYSTLNYKDGLAITGKGPVVRKFPMVPGIDLAGTVSESSNPDFKAGDKVVLNGWGVGEGHWGGLAQKAKLKGDWLVPLPAAFTPRQAMAIGTAGYTASLCVEALVQKGVDPAAGEILVTGATGGVGSFAITLLVKAGYTVAASTGKASEEAYLKELGATTIVDRNELSAPGKPFQKERWAGAIDSVGSTTLANICAATRYGGAVAACGLAGGSDFPSSVMPFILRGVSLLGIDSVMAPKAPRLKAWERLARDLDPAALETIATDIGLAEAIEAAGKLMDGTVRGRYVVDVNR